GATTTTTGAGTCTGGCCCTGCGGACTTATCCCTAAAGCCAAGTTGTTTGGAGGTTTGGACAGTCACCTTCTTGCGAGCTTGATCGGAACCTTGGGCTTGAGCCGCATAAGTCAGGCCCGGAGTTGAGCTAAGGAAGGCGCAGCCAGAGAAAATGATTACTCCCTTGATAAACCAGGAGCTAAAAGATGCTTTTTTGTTCACCCTAGGATTATCTAATAATGTGAGCGTACACACGAATAAATTTGCCGTGCTGCAGCAAATTGAATTTAGTTTTTATCGGGCGCTATTTTCAAAACTTCAAAAGCTGCTTTTAATCTTTGTTCGTAATTATGCTTCGTTATGGCTGCTTCATCGGCTGTCCATGTTCTAAATCCGGCACCTTTGACAATGCCAGTTTTGCCACTTTTAACCAAATTCGTTACACAACTGGGCGGTTTAGTGACGTTGGATAAGGAGGGGTATATCAATTCTGCGGCTAAGGTCATTCCTTCCCAGCCCGAAATTTCTTTCTGGGTCATCGGTCCAACAGCGGCATAGCGAAAACCAAAGCTGTAACGCACGACAGTATCAA
The nucleotide sequence above comes from Polynucleobacter necessarius. Encoded proteins:
- a CDS encoding 3-hydroxyacyl-CoA dehydrogenase family protein, which encodes MREALSLIEEGIATPDDIDTVVRYSFGFRYAAVGPMTQKEISGWEGMTLAAELIYPSLSNVTKPPSCVTNLVKSGKTGIVKGAGFRTWTADEAAITKHNYEQRLKAAFEVLKIAPDKN